The Kluyveromyces lactis strain NRRL Y-1140 chromosome D complete sequence genome has a window encoding:
- the PIS1 gene encoding CDP-diacylglycerol--inositol 3-phosphatidyltransferase (similar to uniprot|P06197 Saccharomyces cerevisiae YPR113W PIS1 Phosphatidylinositol synthase required for biosynthesis of phosphatidylinositol which is a precursor for polyphosphoinositides sphingolipids and glycolipid anchors for some of the plasma membrane proteins) yields the protein MSAVTARDVLWYIPNQIGYVRVVTMCLSLVLMAKHPLWTMVVYGVSCLLDALDGTMARKYGQISSFGAVLDMVTDRSTTTALICFLCVAYPVWSPVFQLLVALDISSHYIHMYATLSTGSQSHKAIEKEQWLLNLYYTRRKVLFTICALNEMFYMGLYINAFPQFKSYYFPLLGSTHIGAIIALVCLPGYIFKQIANVVQLNRAALMLANKDAAEATERRSAKKN from the coding sequence ATGTCCGCTGTCACCGCTAGAGATGTGCTATGGTACATCCCAAACCAGATAGGGTATGTGCGTGTGGTGACGATGTGTTTATCGTTGGTTTTGATGGCCAAGCATCCGTTGTGGACGATGGTAGTGTATGGAGTGTCTTGTTTGTTAGATGCACTAGATGGGACAATGGCACGTAAGTACGGCCAGATCAGTTCATTCGGTGCTGTGCTGGATATGGTGACAGATAGATCCACCACCACAGCATTGATCTGTTTCCTATGCGTGGCATATCCGGTATGGTCGCCCGTGTTCCAACTACTAGTTGCCTTGGACATTTCAAGCCACTATATCCACATGTACGCAACGCTAAGCACAGGGTCTCAATCGCACAAGGCCATCGAAAAGGAACAATGGCTTCTCAACTTATACTACACGAGACGTAAGGTGCTATTCACGATTTGTGCGTTGAACGAAATGTTCTACATGGGTCTATATATCAACGCCTTCCCTCAGTTCAAATCGTATTACTTCCCATTGCTTGGATCCACCCATATCGGAGCTATCATCGCGCTGGTGTGTCTTCCAGGGTACATATTCAAGCAGATTGCCAACGTCGTTCAACTAAACCGTGCTGCGTTGATGCTTGCCAATAAGGACGCAGCAGAAGCCACTGAGAGAAGAAGTGCAAAGAAGAACTAA
- the ALE2 gene encoding Ale2p (similar to uniprot|Q06107 Saccharomyces cerevisiae YPR114W Hypothetical ORF), giving the protein MSSSLFSSVVPAAVSEQIDLFTTYVMSLPPHPHLTEYVIPYLESNGWITSNVILSNLHTVLYIAVGYHALFLLSQRVLFPPLASYRLSWDPETTKDQRKSKEKQHADLVNQSAVRLVSWIQSLIVLYLSFEAIAYNNEKPDLNSHDRIFGMDPYNVKVCVFAIGYFLWDIYISLVYSTLPFVLHGLISTVVYAIGLKPYINYYAGIFLMFELSNPFLNIRWFGIKYLPQLTKDCQTVMAKVCNVIQLVNNVVLILIFFLARICWGFYQFYQLCTDFYNIRNDPSFLPLETAIIVTGNLILDVLNLFWLSTMLSVAVRIIKKGGKVQDK; this is encoded by the coding sequence ATGAGTAGTTCTTTGTTTAGCAGCGTCGTTCCAGCAGCTGTTTCCGAACAGATAGATCTGTTCACGACCTATGTGATGTCCTTACCTCCGCACCCTCATTTGACCGAGTACGTGATCCCATATCTCGAATCCAATGGATGGATTACTTCGAATGTGATTCTATCCAATTTACACACTGTGTTGTACATTGCCGTCGGGTATCATGCGCTATTCCTGTTATCTCAACGGGTCTTATTCCCACCTCTAGCTTCTTATAGGTTATCCTGGGATCCGGAGACTACGAAAGACCAACGTAAGTCTAAGGAAAAGCAGCATGCAGACCTTGTCAACCAGAGTGCCGTTCGTCTGGTGAGTTGGATCCAATCTCTGATCGTGCTTTATCTCAGTTTCGAGGCCATTGCATATAACAATGAAAAACCAGATCTAAACTCTCACGATCGTATCTTTGGCATGGACCCATATAACGTGAAGGTATGCGTTTTCGCAATTGGGTACTTCCTATGGGATATCTACATTTCATTGGTCTACTCTACCCTCCCATTCGTGCTGCACGGTTTGATCTCTACGGTGGTTTATGCTATTGGTTTAAAACCTTACATCAACTACTACGCAGGTATTTTCCTGATGTTCGAGCTATCCAATCCATTCTTGAATATCAGATGGTTCGGGATCAAGTACTTGCCACAACTGACCAAAGACTGTCAGACTGTCATGGCCAAGGTGTGTAACGTGATCCAATTGGTGAACAATGTCGTtttgatcttgatcttcttcttggcaAGAATCTGCTGGGGTTTCTACCAATTCTACCAACTGTGTACCGATTTCTACAACATCAGAAACGATCCAAGCTTCTTACCTCTCGAAACGGCCATCATTGTGACCGGTAACCTGATCCTTGACGTTTTGAACTTATTCTGGTTATCAACCATGCTTTCTGTTGCTGTCAGAATCATCAAGAAAGGTGGTAAAGTCCAAGATAAATGA